From Nicotiana tabacum cultivar K326 chromosome 22, ASM71507v2, whole genome shotgun sequence, one genomic window encodes:
- the LOC107778593 gene encoding myosin-9-like isoform X2, whose translation MGIPVNITVGSHVWIEDPSVAWIDGQVSEVNGQEIQVQTSDGRTVVANLSKTYPKDEDAPDGGVDDMTELSYLHEPGVLHNLATRYQLHEIYTYTGSILIAINPFQKLPHLYDGHMMEKYKGVPLGKLSPHVFAIADAAYRAMINEGKSNSILVSGESGAGKTETTKMLMRYLAYLGGHKGTQRRTVEQQVLESNPVLEAFGNAKTVRNNNSSRFGKFVEIQFDKNGRISGAAIRTYLLERSRVCQVSDPERNYHCFYLLCAAPQEEIKRYKLRDPKSFHYLNQSNCYELVGVSDAHDYLEIRRAMDIVGISEKEQEAIFRVVASVLHLGNIEFAKGNEIDSSVLKDDKSRFHLQTTAELLMCDVTLLEDALLRRVMVTPEEVIKRSLDPEAAAVSRDGLAKTIYSRLFDWLVDKINNSIGQDPNSKSLIGVLDIYGFESFKSNSFEQFCINYTNEKLQQHFNQHMFKIEQEEYSKEEINWSYIEFVDNQDVLDLIEKKPGGIIALLDEACMFPKSTHETFSQKLYQIFKANKRFIKPKLSRTDFTIAHYAGEVQYQSDQFLDKNKDYVVPEHQDLLSASKCPFVVGLFPPVAEESTKSSSKSSKFSSIGSRFKLQLQSLMETLNSTEPHYIRCVKPNSLLKPAIFENVNIMQQLRCGGVLEAIRISCAGYPTHKTFSEFLNRFGLLAPEVLEEHVDEKVACEKILEKTGLASYQIGKTKVFLRSGQMAELDAHRALKLTTAVKTIQKETRSHIAWKYYVSLQKAAICLQSLCRARFAFKLYVTMKREAASLRIQTKFRGHLARKSYTKLKCSVIALQTGIRVAAAREKFRYEKQTRAAIIIQAHERRHKVFSYYNKLIWASILAQCRWRGRVARRELRKLKMASRESGALKEAKVKLEKQVEELKLQLQLEKRLRMDLEEAKDQEIAKLQNSLRGMQSKLNETNTSPIKEYEAAQKAIEGDSSTVEKKTVPVEHAETVEALTAEVENLKVLFKKEKHRADDSERKCAEAQESSKEKCRKLEETERKVQQLQDSLNRMIYSISDQFSELKKILRPSSSQSSASGLISRGYPDDATSASADAASADSDFTFQAPGSTPPHLSSPDPHDFQLIVQDLAAAEISGSGNWENDREGVFDDFF comes from the exons ATG GGCATTCCAGTAAATATTACTGTAGGTTCTCATGTGTGGATCGAGGATCCATCAGTTGCTTGGATTGATGGACAAGTATCGGAGGTTAATGGACAGGAAATTCAGGTTCAGACATCTGATGGGAGGACG GTTGTAGCAAATTTATCAAAAACTTACCCCAAGGATGAAGATGCTCCTGATGGAGGAGTTGATGACATGACTGAACTTTCATATTTGCATGAGCCTGGAGTCTTACATAATTTGGCAACAAGATATCAACTCCATGAAATCTAT ACTTATACTGGAAGTATTCTTATAGCAATTAATCCATTTCAAAAACTGCCTCATTTATATGACGGCCACATGATGGAAAAATATAAAGGAGTACCACTTGGTAAACTAAGTCCTCATGTCTTTGCTATTGCTGATGCTGCTTACAG GGCAATGATCAATGAGGGTAAAAGCAATTCTATATTGGTTAGTGGAGAAAGTGGTGCTGGTAAGACTGAAACTACAAAAATGCTTATGCGCTATCTTGCCTATTTGGGCGGCCATAAAGGCACTCAAAGGCGGACTGTGGAACAGCAAGTACTGGAG TCAAATCCAGTACTTGAAGCATTTGGCAATGCCAAAACAGTTAGAAATAACAATTCAAG CCGTTTCGGTAAATTTGTGGAGATTCAGTTCGACAAGAATGGAAGAATATCTGGTGCAGCTATTAGAACTTATCTGCTTGAAAGGTCTCGAGTTTGCCAAGTTTCAGACCCTGAACGGAACTATCATTGTTTCTACCTTCTCTGTGCAGCACCGCAGGAG GAGATCAAAAGGTATAAGTTGAGGGATCCCAAATCATTTCACTATCTCAATCAATCAAATTGCTATGAACTAGTAGGCGTTAGTGATGCTCATGACTATCTTGAGATAAGGAGGGCAATGGATATCGTTGGAATTAGCGAGAAAGAGCAG GAGGCAATTTTTAGAGTTGTGGCTTCTGTTCTTCATCTTGGTAATATAGAATTTGCAAAGGGCAATGAAATTGATTCATCTGTTCTGAAAGATGACAAATCTAGGTTTCATCTTCAAACTACCGCAGAGCTTCTGAT GTGTGATGTTACTTTACTGGAGGATGCCCTACTGAGACGTGTAATGGTCACTCCTGAAGAAGTTATAAAGAGAAGTCTTGATCCTGAAGCTGCAGCAGTAAGCAGAGATGGGTTAGCTAAAACAATATATTCTCGCTTATTCGACTG GTTGGTGGACAAAATTAATAACTCGATCGGGCAAGATCCTAACTCCAAATCTCTAATTGGTGTTCTTGACATTTATGGTTTTGAAAGTTTCAAAAGTAATAG TTTTGAACAATTCTGCATTAATTATACAAATGAGAAGCTGCAGCAACATTTTAACCAG CACATGTTCAAGATAGAGCAGGAGGAATACTCTAAGGAAGAGATAAATTGGAGCTATATAGAATTTGTGGACAACCAGGATGTCCTAGATCTTATTGAAAAG AAACCTGGAGGTATCATTGCTCTTCTTGATGAAGCCTG TATGTTCCCCAAGTCAACTCACGAAACATTCTCACAAAAGCTTTATCAGATATTCAAGGCCAACAAACGCTTTATCAAACCAAAATTGTCCCGCACTGATTTTACCATTGCTCATTATGCTGGAGAG GTTCAATACCAATCTGATCAATTTTTGGATAAGAACAAAGACTATGTTGTTCCTGAGCATCAGGATTTGTTAAGTGCTTCTAAATGCCCATTTGTAGTGGGCCTTTTCCCTCCTGTTGCTGAGGAGTCAACTAAATCTTCATCCAAATCGTCCAAGTTCTCATCCATTGGTTCTCGTTTCAAG TTACAACTCCAATCATTGATGGAAACCCTGAATTCTACAGAACCTCATTACATCAGATGTGTGAAGCCTAACAGTCTTTTGAAACCTGCAATATTTGAGAATGTTAACATTATGCAGCAGCTACGTTGTGGT GGTGTTCTAGAGGCAATTCGAATTAGTTGTGCTGGCTATCCTACGCATAAGACATTTTCTGAATTTCTGAATCGATTTGGTCTTCTTGCTCCAGAGGTCTTGGAAGAGCA CGTTGATGAAAAAGTTGCATGCGAAAAGATATTAGAAAAGACAGGGCTTGCTTCTTATCAG ATTGGAAAAACAAAGGTTTTTCTGAGATCAGGGCAGATGGCCGAGCTAGATGCACACAGAGCATTAAAGCTAACCACTGCAGTTAAGACAATACAAAAGGAAACTAGATCTCATATTGCGTGGAAATATTATGTTTCTTTGCAGAAGGCTGCAATTTGCTTACAATCCTTGTGTCGAG CAAGGTTTGCTTTCAAATTGTATGTCACCATGAAAAGAGAGGCTGCTTCTCTCAGAATCCAGACAAAGTTCCGTGGACACTTGGCCAGAAAATCCTACACAAAACTTAAATGTTCAGTCATTGCTCTTCAGACTGGAATTCGAGTGGCAGCTGCACGAGAGAAGTTCAGATATGAAAAACAAACCAGGGCAGCAATTATTATACAG GCCCATGAGCGTCGTCACAAAGTCTTTTCATATTATAATAAACTCATATGGGCATCAATTCTAGCACAATGCAGATGGAGGGGAAGAGTTGCAAGGAGGGAGCTTCGGAAACTAAAGATG GCTTCAAGAGAATCAGGCGCACTGAAAGAGGCAAAGGTTAAGCTTGAAAAACAGGTTGAAGAACTTAAATTGCAGTTGCAGTTGGAGAAACGTCTAAGG ATGGACTTGGAAGAGGCAAAGGACCAGGAAATAGCAAAATTGCAGAATTCATTGCGGGGCATGCAAAGCAAACTGAATGAAACAAATACATCGCCCATCAAGGAATATGAGGCTGCTCAAAAAGCTATTGAAGGAGACTCTTCAACAGTTGAAAAGAAAACGGTCCCAGTTGAGCATGCAGAAACAGTTGAAGCTTTAACTGCAGAAGTGGAAAATTTAAAG GTgttatttaaaaaagaaaagcacCGTGCTGATGATTCTGAAAGGAAATGTGCTGAAGCTCAGGAATCAAGTAAGGAGAAGTGCCGGAAGTTAGAAGAGACCGAAAGAAAAGTTCAACAACTCCAGGACTCGCTTAACAG GATGATTTACAGCATATCAGACCAATTCTCAGAGCTGAAAAAGATATTACGTCCCTCCTCCAGCCAGAGTTCAGCTTCAGGACTCATTTCTAGAGGTTACCCAGATGATGCTACATCTGCTTCAGCTGATGCTGCGTCTGCTGACTCTGACTTCACATTTCAAGCTCCTGGTTCAACTCCACCACATTTATCTTCCCCTGATCCTCATGATTTCCAGCTTATAGTTCAGGATCTTGCAGCAGCTGAAATCTCAG GTTCTGGAAACTGGGAAAATGACCGAGAGGGGGTATTCGATGACTTTTTCTGA
- the LOC107778593 gene encoding myosin-9-like isoform X1, with the protein MQGIPVNITVGSHVWIEDPSVAWIDGQVSEVNGQEIQVQTSDGRTVVANLSKTYPKDEDAPDGGVDDMTELSYLHEPGVLHNLATRYQLHEIYTYTGSILIAINPFQKLPHLYDGHMMEKYKGVPLGKLSPHVFAIADAAYRAMINEGKSNSILVSGESGAGKTETTKMLMRYLAYLGGHKGTQRRTVEQQVLESNPVLEAFGNAKTVRNNNSSRFGKFVEIQFDKNGRISGAAIRTYLLERSRVCQVSDPERNYHCFYLLCAAPQEEIKRYKLRDPKSFHYLNQSNCYELVGVSDAHDYLEIRRAMDIVGISEKEQEAIFRVVASVLHLGNIEFAKGNEIDSSVLKDDKSRFHLQTTAELLMCDVTLLEDALLRRVMVTPEEVIKRSLDPEAAAVSRDGLAKTIYSRLFDWLVDKINNSIGQDPNSKSLIGVLDIYGFESFKSNSFEQFCINYTNEKLQQHFNQHMFKIEQEEYSKEEINWSYIEFVDNQDVLDLIEKKPGGIIALLDEACMFPKSTHETFSQKLYQIFKANKRFIKPKLSRTDFTIAHYAGEVQYQSDQFLDKNKDYVVPEHQDLLSASKCPFVVGLFPPVAEESTKSSSKSSKFSSIGSRFKLQLQSLMETLNSTEPHYIRCVKPNSLLKPAIFENVNIMQQLRCGGVLEAIRISCAGYPTHKTFSEFLNRFGLLAPEVLEEHVDEKVACEKILEKTGLASYQIGKTKVFLRSGQMAELDAHRALKLTTAVKTIQKETRSHIAWKYYVSLQKAAICLQSLCRARFAFKLYVTMKREAASLRIQTKFRGHLARKSYTKLKCSVIALQTGIRVAAAREKFRYEKQTRAAIIIQAHERRHKVFSYYNKLIWASILAQCRWRGRVARRELRKLKMASRESGALKEAKVKLEKQVEELKLQLQLEKRLRMDLEEAKDQEIAKLQNSLRGMQSKLNETNTSPIKEYEAAQKAIEGDSSTVEKKTVPVEHAETVEALTAEVENLKVLFKKEKHRADDSERKCAEAQESSKEKCRKLEETERKVQQLQDSLNRMIYSISDQFSELKKILRPSSSQSSASGLISRGYPDDATSASADAASADSDFTFQAPGSTPPHLSSPDPHDFQLIVQDLAAAEISGSGNWENDREGVFDDFF; encoded by the exons ATGCAGGGCATTCCAGTAAATATTACTGTAGGTTCTCATGTGTGGATCGAGGATCCATCAGTTGCTTGGATTGATGGACAAGTATCGGAGGTTAATGGACAGGAAATTCAGGTTCAGACATCTGATGGGAGGACG GTTGTAGCAAATTTATCAAAAACTTACCCCAAGGATGAAGATGCTCCTGATGGAGGAGTTGATGACATGACTGAACTTTCATATTTGCATGAGCCTGGAGTCTTACATAATTTGGCAACAAGATATCAACTCCATGAAATCTAT ACTTATACTGGAAGTATTCTTATAGCAATTAATCCATTTCAAAAACTGCCTCATTTATATGACGGCCACATGATGGAAAAATATAAAGGAGTACCACTTGGTAAACTAAGTCCTCATGTCTTTGCTATTGCTGATGCTGCTTACAG GGCAATGATCAATGAGGGTAAAAGCAATTCTATATTGGTTAGTGGAGAAAGTGGTGCTGGTAAGACTGAAACTACAAAAATGCTTATGCGCTATCTTGCCTATTTGGGCGGCCATAAAGGCACTCAAAGGCGGACTGTGGAACAGCAAGTACTGGAG TCAAATCCAGTACTTGAAGCATTTGGCAATGCCAAAACAGTTAGAAATAACAATTCAAG CCGTTTCGGTAAATTTGTGGAGATTCAGTTCGACAAGAATGGAAGAATATCTGGTGCAGCTATTAGAACTTATCTGCTTGAAAGGTCTCGAGTTTGCCAAGTTTCAGACCCTGAACGGAACTATCATTGTTTCTACCTTCTCTGTGCAGCACCGCAGGAG GAGATCAAAAGGTATAAGTTGAGGGATCCCAAATCATTTCACTATCTCAATCAATCAAATTGCTATGAACTAGTAGGCGTTAGTGATGCTCATGACTATCTTGAGATAAGGAGGGCAATGGATATCGTTGGAATTAGCGAGAAAGAGCAG GAGGCAATTTTTAGAGTTGTGGCTTCTGTTCTTCATCTTGGTAATATAGAATTTGCAAAGGGCAATGAAATTGATTCATCTGTTCTGAAAGATGACAAATCTAGGTTTCATCTTCAAACTACCGCAGAGCTTCTGAT GTGTGATGTTACTTTACTGGAGGATGCCCTACTGAGACGTGTAATGGTCACTCCTGAAGAAGTTATAAAGAGAAGTCTTGATCCTGAAGCTGCAGCAGTAAGCAGAGATGGGTTAGCTAAAACAATATATTCTCGCTTATTCGACTG GTTGGTGGACAAAATTAATAACTCGATCGGGCAAGATCCTAACTCCAAATCTCTAATTGGTGTTCTTGACATTTATGGTTTTGAAAGTTTCAAAAGTAATAG TTTTGAACAATTCTGCATTAATTATACAAATGAGAAGCTGCAGCAACATTTTAACCAG CACATGTTCAAGATAGAGCAGGAGGAATACTCTAAGGAAGAGATAAATTGGAGCTATATAGAATTTGTGGACAACCAGGATGTCCTAGATCTTATTGAAAAG AAACCTGGAGGTATCATTGCTCTTCTTGATGAAGCCTG TATGTTCCCCAAGTCAACTCACGAAACATTCTCACAAAAGCTTTATCAGATATTCAAGGCCAACAAACGCTTTATCAAACCAAAATTGTCCCGCACTGATTTTACCATTGCTCATTATGCTGGAGAG GTTCAATACCAATCTGATCAATTTTTGGATAAGAACAAAGACTATGTTGTTCCTGAGCATCAGGATTTGTTAAGTGCTTCTAAATGCCCATTTGTAGTGGGCCTTTTCCCTCCTGTTGCTGAGGAGTCAACTAAATCTTCATCCAAATCGTCCAAGTTCTCATCCATTGGTTCTCGTTTCAAG TTACAACTCCAATCATTGATGGAAACCCTGAATTCTACAGAACCTCATTACATCAGATGTGTGAAGCCTAACAGTCTTTTGAAACCTGCAATATTTGAGAATGTTAACATTATGCAGCAGCTACGTTGTGGT GGTGTTCTAGAGGCAATTCGAATTAGTTGTGCTGGCTATCCTACGCATAAGACATTTTCTGAATTTCTGAATCGATTTGGTCTTCTTGCTCCAGAGGTCTTGGAAGAGCA CGTTGATGAAAAAGTTGCATGCGAAAAGATATTAGAAAAGACAGGGCTTGCTTCTTATCAG ATTGGAAAAACAAAGGTTTTTCTGAGATCAGGGCAGATGGCCGAGCTAGATGCACACAGAGCATTAAAGCTAACCACTGCAGTTAAGACAATACAAAAGGAAACTAGATCTCATATTGCGTGGAAATATTATGTTTCTTTGCAGAAGGCTGCAATTTGCTTACAATCCTTGTGTCGAG CAAGGTTTGCTTTCAAATTGTATGTCACCATGAAAAGAGAGGCTGCTTCTCTCAGAATCCAGACAAAGTTCCGTGGACACTTGGCCAGAAAATCCTACACAAAACTTAAATGTTCAGTCATTGCTCTTCAGACTGGAATTCGAGTGGCAGCTGCACGAGAGAAGTTCAGATATGAAAAACAAACCAGGGCAGCAATTATTATACAG GCCCATGAGCGTCGTCACAAAGTCTTTTCATATTATAATAAACTCATATGGGCATCAATTCTAGCACAATGCAGATGGAGGGGAAGAGTTGCAAGGAGGGAGCTTCGGAAACTAAAGATG GCTTCAAGAGAATCAGGCGCACTGAAAGAGGCAAAGGTTAAGCTTGAAAAACAGGTTGAAGAACTTAAATTGCAGTTGCAGTTGGAGAAACGTCTAAGG ATGGACTTGGAAGAGGCAAAGGACCAGGAAATAGCAAAATTGCAGAATTCATTGCGGGGCATGCAAAGCAAACTGAATGAAACAAATACATCGCCCATCAAGGAATATGAGGCTGCTCAAAAAGCTATTGAAGGAGACTCTTCAACAGTTGAAAAGAAAACGGTCCCAGTTGAGCATGCAGAAACAGTTGAAGCTTTAACTGCAGAAGTGGAAAATTTAAAG GTgttatttaaaaaagaaaagcacCGTGCTGATGATTCTGAAAGGAAATGTGCTGAAGCTCAGGAATCAAGTAAGGAGAAGTGCCGGAAGTTAGAAGAGACCGAAAGAAAAGTTCAACAACTCCAGGACTCGCTTAACAG GATGATTTACAGCATATCAGACCAATTCTCAGAGCTGAAAAAGATATTACGTCCCTCCTCCAGCCAGAGTTCAGCTTCAGGACTCATTTCTAGAGGTTACCCAGATGATGCTACATCTGCTTCAGCTGATGCTGCGTCTGCTGACTCTGACTTCACATTTCAAGCTCCTGGTTCAACTCCACCACATTTATCTTCCCCTGATCCTCATGATTTCCAGCTTATAGTTCAGGATCTTGCAGCAGCTGAAATCTCAG GTTCTGGAAACTGGGAAAATGACCGAGAGGGGGTATTCGATGACTTTTTCTGA
- the LOC107778593 gene encoding myosin-9-like isoform X3 has protein sequence MQGIPVNITVGSHVWIEDPSVAWIDGQVSEVNGQEIQVQTSDGRTVVANLSKTYPKDEDAPDGGVDDMTELSYLHEPGVLHNLATRYQLHEIYTYTGSILIAINPFQKLPHLYDGHMMEKYKGVPLGKLSPHVFAIADAAYRAMINEGKSNSILVSGESGAGKTETTKMLMRYLAYLGGHKGTQRRTVEQQVLESNPVLEAFGNAKTVRNNNSSRFGKFVEIQFDKNGRISGAAIRTYLLERSRVCQVSDPERNYHCFYLLCAAPQEEIKRYKLRDPKSFHYLNQSNCYELVGVSDAHDYLEIRRAMDIVGISEKEQEAIFRVVASVLHLGNIEFAKGNEIDSSVLKDDKSRFHLQTTAELLMCDVTLLEDALLRRVMVTPEEVIKRSLDPEAAAVSRDGLAKTIYSRLFDWLVDKINNSIGQDPNSKSLIGVLDIYGFESFKSNSFEQFCINYTNEKLQQHFNQHMFKIEQEEYSKEEINWSYIEFVDNQDVLDLIEKKPGGIIALLDEACMFPKSTHETFSQKLYQIFKANKRFIKPKLSRTDFTIAHYAGEVQYQSDQFLDKNKDYVVPEHQDLLSASKCPFVVGLFPPVAEESTKSSSKSSKFSSIGSRFKLQLQSLMETLNSTEPHYIRCVKPNSLLKPAIFENVNIMQQLRCGGVLEAIRISCAGYPTHKTFSEFLNRFGLLAPEVLEEHVDEKVACEKILEKTGLASYQIGKTKVFLRSGQMAELDAHRALKLTTAVKTIQKETRSHIAWKYYVSLQKAAICLQSLCRARFAFKLYVTMKREAASLRIQTKFRGHLARKSYTKLKCSVIALQTGIRVAAAREKFRYEKQTRAAIIIQAHERRHKVFSYYNKLIWASILAQCRWRGRVARRELRKLKMASRESGALKEAKVKLEKQVEELKLQLQLEKRLRMDLEEAKDQEIAKLQNSLRGMQSKLNETNTSPIKEYEAAQKAIEGDSSTVEKKTVPVEHAETVEALTAEVENLKVLFKKEKHRADDSERKCAEAQESSKEKCRKLEETERKVQQLQDSLNSVPQDDLQHIRPILRAEKDITSLLQPEFSFRTHF, from the exons ATGCAGGGCATTCCAGTAAATATTACTGTAGGTTCTCATGTGTGGATCGAGGATCCATCAGTTGCTTGGATTGATGGACAAGTATCGGAGGTTAATGGACAGGAAATTCAGGTTCAGACATCTGATGGGAGGACG GTTGTAGCAAATTTATCAAAAACTTACCCCAAGGATGAAGATGCTCCTGATGGAGGAGTTGATGACATGACTGAACTTTCATATTTGCATGAGCCTGGAGTCTTACATAATTTGGCAACAAGATATCAACTCCATGAAATCTAT ACTTATACTGGAAGTATTCTTATAGCAATTAATCCATTTCAAAAACTGCCTCATTTATATGACGGCCACATGATGGAAAAATATAAAGGAGTACCACTTGGTAAACTAAGTCCTCATGTCTTTGCTATTGCTGATGCTGCTTACAG GGCAATGATCAATGAGGGTAAAAGCAATTCTATATTGGTTAGTGGAGAAAGTGGTGCTGGTAAGACTGAAACTACAAAAATGCTTATGCGCTATCTTGCCTATTTGGGCGGCCATAAAGGCACTCAAAGGCGGACTGTGGAACAGCAAGTACTGGAG TCAAATCCAGTACTTGAAGCATTTGGCAATGCCAAAACAGTTAGAAATAACAATTCAAG CCGTTTCGGTAAATTTGTGGAGATTCAGTTCGACAAGAATGGAAGAATATCTGGTGCAGCTATTAGAACTTATCTGCTTGAAAGGTCTCGAGTTTGCCAAGTTTCAGACCCTGAACGGAACTATCATTGTTTCTACCTTCTCTGTGCAGCACCGCAGGAG GAGATCAAAAGGTATAAGTTGAGGGATCCCAAATCATTTCACTATCTCAATCAATCAAATTGCTATGAACTAGTAGGCGTTAGTGATGCTCATGACTATCTTGAGATAAGGAGGGCAATGGATATCGTTGGAATTAGCGAGAAAGAGCAG GAGGCAATTTTTAGAGTTGTGGCTTCTGTTCTTCATCTTGGTAATATAGAATTTGCAAAGGGCAATGAAATTGATTCATCTGTTCTGAAAGATGACAAATCTAGGTTTCATCTTCAAACTACCGCAGAGCTTCTGAT GTGTGATGTTACTTTACTGGAGGATGCCCTACTGAGACGTGTAATGGTCACTCCTGAAGAAGTTATAAAGAGAAGTCTTGATCCTGAAGCTGCAGCAGTAAGCAGAGATGGGTTAGCTAAAACAATATATTCTCGCTTATTCGACTG GTTGGTGGACAAAATTAATAACTCGATCGGGCAAGATCCTAACTCCAAATCTCTAATTGGTGTTCTTGACATTTATGGTTTTGAAAGTTTCAAAAGTAATAG TTTTGAACAATTCTGCATTAATTATACAAATGAGAAGCTGCAGCAACATTTTAACCAG CACATGTTCAAGATAGAGCAGGAGGAATACTCTAAGGAAGAGATAAATTGGAGCTATATAGAATTTGTGGACAACCAGGATGTCCTAGATCTTATTGAAAAG AAACCTGGAGGTATCATTGCTCTTCTTGATGAAGCCTG TATGTTCCCCAAGTCAACTCACGAAACATTCTCACAAAAGCTTTATCAGATATTCAAGGCCAACAAACGCTTTATCAAACCAAAATTGTCCCGCACTGATTTTACCATTGCTCATTATGCTGGAGAG GTTCAATACCAATCTGATCAATTTTTGGATAAGAACAAAGACTATGTTGTTCCTGAGCATCAGGATTTGTTAAGTGCTTCTAAATGCCCATTTGTAGTGGGCCTTTTCCCTCCTGTTGCTGAGGAGTCAACTAAATCTTCATCCAAATCGTCCAAGTTCTCATCCATTGGTTCTCGTTTCAAG TTACAACTCCAATCATTGATGGAAACCCTGAATTCTACAGAACCTCATTACATCAGATGTGTGAAGCCTAACAGTCTTTTGAAACCTGCAATATTTGAGAATGTTAACATTATGCAGCAGCTACGTTGTGGT GGTGTTCTAGAGGCAATTCGAATTAGTTGTGCTGGCTATCCTACGCATAAGACATTTTCTGAATTTCTGAATCGATTTGGTCTTCTTGCTCCAGAGGTCTTGGAAGAGCA CGTTGATGAAAAAGTTGCATGCGAAAAGATATTAGAAAAGACAGGGCTTGCTTCTTATCAG ATTGGAAAAACAAAGGTTTTTCTGAGATCAGGGCAGATGGCCGAGCTAGATGCACACAGAGCATTAAAGCTAACCACTGCAGTTAAGACAATACAAAAGGAAACTAGATCTCATATTGCGTGGAAATATTATGTTTCTTTGCAGAAGGCTGCAATTTGCTTACAATCCTTGTGTCGAG CAAGGTTTGCTTTCAAATTGTATGTCACCATGAAAAGAGAGGCTGCTTCTCTCAGAATCCAGACAAAGTTCCGTGGACACTTGGCCAGAAAATCCTACACAAAACTTAAATGTTCAGTCATTGCTCTTCAGACTGGAATTCGAGTGGCAGCTGCACGAGAGAAGTTCAGATATGAAAAACAAACCAGGGCAGCAATTATTATACAG GCCCATGAGCGTCGTCACAAAGTCTTTTCATATTATAATAAACTCATATGGGCATCAATTCTAGCACAATGCAGATGGAGGGGAAGAGTTGCAAGGAGGGAGCTTCGGAAACTAAAGATG GCTTCAAGAGAATCAGGCGCACTGAAAGAGGCAAAGGTTAAGCTTGAAAAACAGGTTGAAGAACTTAAATTGCAGTTGCAGTTGGAGAAACGTCTAAGG ATGGACTTGGAAGAGGCAAAGGACCAGGAAATAGCAAAATTGCAGAATTCATTGCGGGGCATGCAAAGCAAACTGAATGAAACAAATACATCGCCCATCAAGGAATATGAGGCTGCTCAAAAAGCTATTGAAGGAGACTCTTCAACAGTTGAAAAGAAAACGGTCCCAGTTGAGCATGCAGAAACAGTTGAAGCTTTAACTGCAGAAGTGGAAAATTTAAAG GTgttatttaaaaaagaaaagcacCGTGCTGATGATTCTGAAAGGAAATGTGCTGAAGCTCAGGAATCAAGTAAGGAGAAGTGCCGGAAGTTAGAAGAGACCGAAAGAAAAGTTCAACAACTCCAGGACTCGCTTAACAG TGTGCCTCAGGATGATTTACAGCATATCAGACCAATTCTCAGAGCTGAAAAAGATATTACGTCCCTCCTCCAGCCAGAGTTCAGCTTCAGGACTCATTTCTAG